One window of the Anaeromyxobacter dehalogenans 2CP-C genome contains the following:
- the alr gene encoding alanine racemase — translation MSIVPSTWGGRPVWAEIDLDALAHNVRLLAARASPARLYAVVKANAYGHGAVACGRAALEAGAHGLAVVCVDEAEELRRAGLDAPLLVIGHTPASDAARVVALGLRPAVGAMDLVEALSAEAGRRGAEVPIHLELESGLNRHGLTPDALVALAERARALPGLRVEGLFTHFAAAEEGDQRFTRAQFEVLRDTSRRLPWVPERHCAASASILLDHEMALEAVRGGLSLYGYRPAPWCGTDADLRPVMSLRARVARVSEIDRGATVGYGRTWAANRATRVALVMCGYADGYRRSFGNRTQVLVHGRRAPVVGRVAMDMCMVDVTAVPGVAAGDVVTLIGRDGDERVDADDLATIADTISWEILAGISARVPRLYLRGGRAVEASTLVERAPVAV, via the coding sequence ATGTCCATCGTCCCCTCGACCTGGGGTGGCCGGCCCGTGTGGGCCGAGATCGACCTCGACGCCCTCGCCCACAACGTTCGCCTCCTCGCCGCCCGCGCCTCGCCGGCCCGCCTCTATGCCGTGGTCAAGGCGAACGCCTACGGGCACGGCGCGGTGGCGTGCGGGCGGGCGGCCCTGGAGGCGGGCGCGCACGGGCTGGCGGTGGTGTGCGTGGACGAGGCGGAGGAGCTGCGCCGCGCCGGCCTCGACGCGCCGCTGCTCGTCATCGGCCACACCCCGGCGAGCGACGCGGCCCGGGTGGTCGCGCTCGGCCTCCGCCCCGCGGTGGGGGCCATGGACCTGGTGGAGGCGCTCTCGGCCGAGGCCGGCCGCCGCGGCGCGGAGGTCCCCATCCACCTGGAGCTGGAGAGCGGGCTCAACCGCCACGGCCTCACCCCCGACGCGCTGGTGGCGCTGGCCGAGCGGGCGCGCGCGCTGCCCGGCCTCCGGGTCGAGGGCCTGTTCACGCACTTCGCGGCGGCGGAGGAGGGGGACCAGCGCTTCACCCGCGCGCAGTTCGAGGTGCTGCGCGACACCTCCCGGCGCCTGCCGTGGGTGCCCGAGCGCCACTGCGCCGCCTCGGCCAGCATCCTGCTCGACCACGAGATGGCGCTCGAGGCGGTCCGGGGCGGGCTCTCGCTCTACGGCTACCGCCCCGCGCCGTGGTGCGGCACCGACGCCGACCTGCGCCCGGTGATGTCGCTCCGCGCCCGCGTGGCGCGCGTCTCCGAGATCGACCGCGGCGCCACGGTGGGCTACGGCCGCACCTGGGCCGCGAACCGCGCCACCCGCGTGGCGCTGGTGATGTGCGGCTACGCCGACGGGTACCGGCGCAGCTTCGGCAACCGGACCCAGGTGCTCGTGCACGGCCGGCGCGCGCCGGTGGTGGGCCGCGTGGCCATGGACATGTGCATGGTGGACGTCACCGCGGTGCCGGGCGTGGCGGCCGGGGACGTCGTCACGCTCATCGGCCGCGACGGCGACGAGCGGGTGGACGCCGACGATCTCGCCACCATCGCCGACACCATCTCCTGGGAGATCCTGGCCGGCATCTCCGCGCGCGTGCCGCGCCTCTACCTGCGCGGCGGCCGCGCGGTGGAGGCGAGCACGCTGGTGGAGCGGGCGCCGGTCGCGGTCTGA
- a CDS encoding class I SAM-dependent methyltransferase, which translates to MSRRGASPDDPRRWVFNRLAEDYAVRPGYPAPLADRLAALAGGPGARAADLGAGTGHLARALASRGLRVWAVEPARAMLDALAAAPAPDGPAVEPVHAAAEQTGLAAGGFDLVVIADALHWIDPDRGAREAARLLAPGGALAVVTPRLADTPFLRALGERIAQANFKARPRPPPVGLFFSVAGLPAPATEAFEDEARLGAGALDAVLRSLSYVGPALGPAALEALLADARALAAAHGGAAWRREIALAWSRRSP; encoded by the coding sequence GTGTCCCGGCGAGGCGCCTCCCCCGACGATCCGCGCCGCTGGGTGTTCAACCGCCTGGCGGAGGACTACGCCGTCCGGCCCGGCTACCCGGCGCCGCTCGCCGACCGGCTGGCGGCGCTCGCGGGCGGGCCGGGCGCGCGGGCGGCGGACCTGGGCGCCGGCACCGGGCACCTCGCGCGCGCGCTCGCCTCCCGCGGCCTGCGCGTGTGGGCGGTCGAGCCCGCGCGCGCCATGCTGGACGCGCTCGCCGCCGCGCCGGCGCCGGACGGGCCGGCCGTCGAGCCGGTGCACGCCGCCGCCGAGCAGACCGGTCTCGCGGCGGGCGGCTTCGACCTCGTGGTCATCGCCGACGCGCTCCACTGGATCGACCCGGACCGCGGGGCGCGCGAGGCCGCGCGCCTGCTCGCGCCGGGAGGCGCGCTGGCGGTGGTGACGCCGCGCCTCGCGGACACGCCGTTCCTCCGCGCGCTCGGGGAGCGCATCGCGCAGGCGAACTTCAAGGCCCGCCCGCGCCCGCCGCCGGTGGGGCTGTTCTTCTCGGTGGCCGGGCTCCCCGCCCCCGCGACCGAGGCGTTCGAGGACGAGGCGCGGCTCGGGGCCGGCGCGCTCGACGCGGTGCTGCGCTCGCTCTCCTACGTGGGCCCGGCGCTCGGCCCGGCCGCGCTCGAGGCGCTGCTCGCCGACGCCCGCGCCCTGGCCGCGGCGCACGGCGGCGCCGCCTGGCGGCGCGAGATCGCGCTGGCGTGGTCGAGGCGCTCACCCTGA
- a CDS encoding sugar-transfer associated ATP-grasp domain-containing protein has protein sequence MSALSRAVARVRGVLARRAAVYGINRRNLALVYPNNDRRHYPLADDKLLAKERFQAAGVPAPETLAVCEGLYAVPGVVEALRGRSQFVVKPANGAGGGGILVVGAWDAEAGCWRKAGGEPLSPRTLGRHLADVVFGVHSNQLEDRAFVERRVEPHPLFAGLWGDGLCDLRVVTLRTSPVMAMIRVPTAESGGRANLHQGGLGIAVDLATGRTFRALHRGRAVERHPESGAPLLGLELPAWPAVLDVARRAAAAVPLGYLGVDVVVDREARPLVLEINARPGLEIQNVNGRGLGPALAAATDGRAA, from the coding sequence GTGAGCGCGCTCTCGCGGGCGGTCGCGCGGGTGCGGGGCGTGCTGGCCCGGCGCGCCGCGGTGTACGGGATCAACCGGCGCAACCTGGCGCTGGTCTACCCGAACAACGACCGGCGCCACTACCCGCTCGCCGACGACAAGCTGCTCGCGAAGGAGCGGTTCCAGGCCGCCGGCGTGCCGGCGCCGGAGACGCTGGCGGTGTGCGAGGGCCTGTACGCCGTGCCCGGCGTGGTGGAGGCGCTGCGCGGGCGCTCGCAGTTCGTGGTGAAGCCCGCGAACGGCGCGGGCGGCGGCGGCATCCTGGTGGTGGGCGCGTGGGACGCGGAGGCCGGCTGCTGGCGGAAGGCCGGCGGCGAGCCGCTCTCGCCGCGCACGCTCGGGCGCCACCTCGCCGACGTCGTGTTCGGGGTCCACTCCAACCAGCTGGAGGACCGCGCGTTCGTGGAGCGGCGCGTGGAGCCGCACCCGCTGTTCGCCGGGCTGTGGGGCGACGGCCTGTGCGACCTGCGCGTCGTCACGCTCCGGACGTCGCCGGTCATGGCGATGATCCGCGTCCCCACCGCCGAGTCCGGCGGGCGCGCCAACCTGCACCAGGGCGGCCTCGGCATCGCGGTGGACCTCGCCACCGGCCGGACCTTCCGCGCGCTGCACCGCGGCCGCGCGGTGGAGCGCCACCCCGAGTCCGGCGCGCCGCTGCTCGGGCTCGAGCTCCCCGCCTGGCCGGCGGTGCTGGACGTCGCGCGCCGCGCCGCCGCGGCGGTGCCGCTCGGCTACCTGGGGGTGGACGTGGTGGTGGACCGCGAGGCGCGCCCGCTGGTGCTGGAGATCAACGCCCGGCCCGGGCTCGAGATCCAGAACGTGAACGGCCGGGGCCTCGGGCCCGCGCTGGCGGCCGCGACGGACGGGAGGGCCGCGTGA
- a CDS encoding fumarylacetoacetate hydrolase family protein: MRLATQRDGSRDGRLMVVRRDGEALLDAAPAARTLQDALDRWEAAEPKLRALAESLDSGRAAGVPLDPRTLHSPLPRAYEWVDGSAYLNHVRLVRKARGAEPPPTLETDPLVYQGGSGVLLAPTDDLPLPDPGWGLDLEGEVCCILGDVPRGTRAADAGRHVRLLCLANDVTLRNLVPGELAKGFGFFQSKPATAFSPFAVTPDEVGPAWRDGRLHLRMTVRWNGAVVGTVDAGPEMHFSFFQLLEHVARTRGFTAGTILGSGTVSNADRARGWSCIAEQRALEMIDGGAPRTRFLAAGDTVEIEVRDGEGRNVFGTISQKVRAP; encoded by the coding sequence ATGCGCTTGGCGACGCAACGTGACGGCAGCCGTGACGGACGGCTGATGGTGGTCCGCCGGGACGGCGAGGCCCTCCTCGACGCAGCCCCCGCGGCCAGGACGCTCCAGGACGCGCTCGACCGGTGGGAGGCGGCGGAGCCGAAGCTCCGTGCCCTCGCCGAGTCGCTCGACTCGGGGCGCGCCGCCGGCGTCCCGCTCGATCCGCGCACGCTCCACTCGCCGCTGCCGCGCGCCTACGAGTGGGTGGACGGCTCCGCGTACCTCAACCACGTGCGGCTCGTGCGGAAGGCCCGCGGCGCCGAGCCGCCGCCCACGCTCGAGACCGACCCGCTCGTGTACCAGGGCGGCTCGGGCGTGCTGCTCGCGCCCACCGACGACCTCCCGCTCCCGGATCCGGGCTGGGGCCTCGACCTCGAGGGCGAGGTCTGCTGCATCCTCGGCGACGTGCCCCGCGGCACCCGCGCCGCCGACGCCGGCCGCCACGTCCGGCTGCTCTGCCTCGCGAACGACGTCACCCTGCGCAACCTCGTGCCGGGCGAGCTCGCCAAGGGCTTCGGCTTCTTCCAGTCGAAGCCCGCCACGGCGTTCTCGCCGTTCGCGGTCACGCCGGACGAGGTCGGCCCGGCCTGGCGCGACGGCCGGCTGCACCTGCGCATGACGGTGCGGTGGAACGGCGCGGTGGTGGGCACCGTGGACGCCGGCCCGGAGATGCACTTCTCCTTCTTCCAGCTCCTCGAGCACGTGGCGCGGACCCGCGGCTTCACCGCCGGCACCATCCTGGGCAGCGGCACGGTCTCGAACGCCGATCGCGCCCGCGGCTGGTCGTGCATCGCCGAGCAGCGCGCGCTCGAGATGATCGACGGCGGCGCCCCGCGCACGCGCTTCCTGGCCGCCGGCGACACCGTCGAGATCGAGGTCCGCGACGGCGAGGGCCGCAACGTCTTCGGCACCATCTCGCAGAAGGTGCGCGCGCCATGA
- a CDS encoding tetratricopeptide repeat protein produces the protein MSAGERVALDRLWPMLLGLAALVAGALVLEAWAGRRGNEPLRIAVTDEALPAGEEDEPSGDAPEGPEAPPVSDAHARARTAARRALYADAIPLYEQALRDRPDAPALEAELGAWLLAAGQPERALPHLARADQLRPDPGTALRLGLARARLGDREGAERDLRRALAQRPSSGAVRIALGTLLRRRGAVAEAVALLEPAAAAGSNEERARALVALGAAHLAAGRRAEATRAFDQAVLYAPARVEIRLGVARAWLGGDAGDADRALAVLARAADLAPDVPAVHAALGRARERTGDGAGAAEAYERALRLDPSNRYSRRRVLRLALAARDFARARHEADRLVTDGPEVAEHHFLAALVADRDGRPADARRAYRRAIEVAKGDYPEAWLNLGVLEKGEGDLAAARAAYRRALELRPGYGAALVNLGKLEEAAGDAAAAEAAYRRAVELDPRHAPGWLALGQLQSDARRFDEAVASLRRALEARPGYDAAELSLGVTAARAGRTAEAIAAYRRVLARSPRSATAWYDLGLALLDAGDPRQAGDAFRQAAAIDPDHVPSRRKTAELELGSGRVAEARARFEELLDLVPGDRAARAALAEVAARQGDRAGCEARARALLAEAPGDPAVQPLLARCATLAPRAAAR, from the coding sequence GTGAGCGCCGGCGAACGCGTCGCGCTGGACCGGCTCTGGCCGATGCTGCTCGGGCTCGCGGCCCTGGTGGCGGGCGCGCTCGTGCTGGAGGCCTGGGCCGGCCGGCGCGGGAACGAGCCGCTCCGCATCGCGGTGACCGACGAGGCGCTGCCCGCGGGCGAGGAGGACGAGCCGTCCGGCGACGCGCCCGAGGGCCCCGAGGCGCCGCCCGTCTCCGACGCCCACGCCCGCGCCCGCACCGCCGCGCGCCGGGCGCTCTACGCCGACGCGATCCCGCTCTACGAGCAGGCGCTGCGCGACCGCCCCGACGCCCCCGCGCTCGAGGCGGAGCTGGGCGCGTGGCTCCTCGCCGCCGGCCAGCCCGAGCGCGCGCTGCCGCACCTCGCCCGCGCCGACCAGCTCCGCCCGGACCCGGGTACTGCGCTCCGCCTCGGCCTGGCCCGGGCCCGCCTCGGGGACCGCGAGGGCGCCGAGCGGGATCTCCGCCGCGCGCTGGCCCAGCGGCCCTCGTCGGGCGCGGTCCGGATCGCGCTCGGGACGCTGCTGCGCCGGCGCGGCGCGGTGGCCGAGGCGGTGGCGCTGCTCGAGCCCGCCGCGGCGGCGGGCTCGAACGAGGAACGCGCGCGGGCGCTCGTGGCGCTCGGCGCGGCGCACCTCGCCGCCGGGCGACGCGCCGAGGCGACGCGCGCCTTCGACCAGGCGGTGCTCTACGCGCCTGCCCGCGTCGAGATCCGCCTGGGCGTGGCCCGCGCCTGGCTGGGCGGCGACGCCGGCGACGCGGATCGGGCGCTCGCGGTGCTGGCCCGCGCCGCCGACCTCGCGCCCGACGTGCCGGCCGTGCACGCGGCGCTGGGGCGCGCCCGCGAGCGGACCGGGGACGGCGCCGGCGCGGCCGAGGCCTACGAGCGCGCGCTCCGGCTCGACCCCTCGAACCGGTACTCCCGCCGCCGCGTGCTGCGCCTCGCGCTCGCGGCCCGCGACTTCGCGCGGGCCCGGCACGAGGCCGACCGGCTGGTGACCGACGGGCCGGAGGTGGCCGAGCACCACTTCCTCGCCGCGCTGGTGGCGGACCGCGACGGCCGCCCGGCGGACGCGCGCCGCGCCTACCGGCGCGCCATCGAGGTCGCGAAGGGCGACTACCCCGAGGCCTGGCTCAACCTGGGCGTGCTGGAGAAGGGCGAGGGCGACCTCGCCGCGGCCCGCGCCGCCTACCGGCGCGCGCTGGAGCTGCGGCCCGGCTACGGTGCGGCGCTCGTGAACCTCGGCAAGCTGGAGGAGGCGGCCGGCGACGCCGCGGCGGCGGAGGCCGCCTACCGGCGCGCGGTGGAGCTCGACCCGCGCCACGCGCCGGGCTGGCTCGCGCTCGGCCAGCTCCAGTCCGACGCCCGCCGCTTCGACGAGGCGGTCGCGTCGCTCCGCCGCGCGCTCGAGGCGCGCCCCGGCTACGACGCCGCCGAGCTGTCGCTGGGCGTCACCGCCGCGCGCGCGGGGCGCACCGCCGAGGCCATCGCCGCCTACCGCCGCGTGCTGGCCCGCTCGCCGCGCTCCGCCACCGCCTGGTACGACCTCGGCCTGGCGCTGCTCGACGCGGGCGACCCGCGCCAGGCGGGCGACGCGTTCCGCCAGGCCGCCGCGATCGACCCGGACCACGTGCCGTCGCGGCGCAAGACGGCCGAGCTGGAGCTCGGCTCCGGCCGCGTGGCCGAGGCCCGGGCACGCTTCGAGGAGCTGCTCGACCTCGTCCCCGGCGACCGCGCGGCCCGCGCCGCGCTCGCCGAGGTCGCCGCCCGCCAGGGCGACCGCGCCGGCTGCGAGGCCCGGGCGCGGGCGCTGCTCGCCGAGGCGCCCGGCGATCCCGCCGTGCAGCCGCTGCTCGCGCGCTGCGCCACCCTCGCCCCGCGCGCCGCGGCCCGCTGA
- the maiA gene encoding maleylacetoacetate isomerase, with protein MTLRLYSYWRSSSAWRVRLGLALKGLAYEYRAVDLLAQEQFQPAHQARNPMSQVPVLEVEEDGRTHLLAQSMAILEWLEERHPEPALLPPDLWGRARVRALAEHVNSGTQPMQNALVLRMLREKVPGWDREWARFFIARGLAALEAAARDGAGRFAHGDAPTLADCYLVPQLYNARRFGLDLEPYPTLRRVDDACAALAPFQAAHPDRQPDAPPPDRRTP; from the coding sequence ATGACGCTCCGCCTCTACTCCTACTGGCGCTCCTCCTCCGCCTGGCGCGTCCGCCTCGGCCTCGCGCTGAAGGGGCTCGCGTACGAGTACCGCGCGGTGGACCTGCTCGCGCAGGAGCAGTTCCAGCCCGCGCACCAGGCCCGCAACCCCATGTCGCAGGTGCCGGTGCTGGAGGTGGAGGAGGACGGGCGGACGCACCTGCTGGCGCAGTCCATGGCGATCCTCGAGTGGCTGGAGGAGCGCCACCCCGAGCCGGCCCTGCTGCCGCCCGACCTGTGGGGCCGCGCGCGGGTGCGCGCGCTCGCCGAGCACGTGAACTCCGGCACGCAGCCGATGCAGAACGCGCTCGTGCTCCGGATGCTGCGCGAGAAGGTGCCGGGCTGGGATCGCGAGTGGGCCCGGTTCTTCATCGCGCGCGGGCTCGCGGCGCTGGAGGCCGCGGCGCGGGACGGCGCCGGCCGCTTCGCGCACGGCGACGCGCCCACCCTCGCCGACTGCTACCTCGTGCCCCAGCTCTACAACGCGCGCCGGTTCGGCCTCGACCTCGAGCCCTACCCCACGCTGCGCCGCGTGGACGACGCCTGCGCGGCGCTCGCGCCGTTCCAGGCCGCCCACCCCGATCGCCAGCCCGACGCGCCGCCGCCGGACAGGAGGACGCCATGA
- a CDS encoding 4-hydroxyphenylpyruvate dioxygenase family protein yields MTSQKTQLEPLGIVRIEGLHYYVHDLERSRRFYAQKLDFAEVARSTPALEREGRQRSAVFEAGGVRVVCSEPVGQGGRAWRWLRKHPDGVGTVVLEVEDAERAFRLLEERGGTPITDVQEHRDDGGTLRTFSITTPLGDTTFRFVERRGFRAVYPGIEPLAAPEGGRNAFGFGHVDHLTNNFQTMKPALLWMEHVMGMEEFWEVEFHTKDAAGARRAAIEAQKGSGLRSVVMRDPRSGVKFANNEPRRPAFKSSQINLFNEDLRGDGVQHAALTVQDILSSVRGMRARGVEFMPTPAAYYEALPERIRSTGIGRIDEDPRVLQELEILVDGAGDHSYLLQIFLRESAGLYHDPDAGPFFFEIIQRKGDQGFGAGNFRALFESIEREQVREGRA; encoded by the coding sequence ATGACCTCGCAGAAGACGCAGCTCGAGCCGCTCGGCATCGTCCGCATCGAGGGGCTGCACTACTACGTGCACGACCTCGAGCGCAGCCGCCGCTTCTACGCGCAGAAGCTGGACTTCGCCGAGGTCGCGCGCAGCACGCCCGCGCTGGAGCGCGAGGGGCGGCAGCGGTCCGCGGTGTTCGAGGCGGGCGGCGTCCGCGTGGTCTGCTCCGAGCCGGTCGGCCAGGGCGGCCGCGCCTGGCGCTGGCTGCGCAAGCACCCCGACGGCGTGGGCACGGTGGTGCTCGAGGTGGAGGACGCCGAGCGCGCCTTCCGCCTGCTGGAGGAGCGCGGCGGCACGCCCATCACCGACGTGCAGGAGCACCGGGACGACGGCGGGACGCTGCGGACGTTCAGCATCACCACGCCGCTCGGCGACACCACCTTCCGGTTCGTGGAGCGCCGCGGCTTCCGCGCGGTCTACCCGGGCATCGAGCCGCTCGCCGCGCCCGAGGGCGGGCGCAACGCGTTCGGCTTCGGGCACGTGGACCACCTCACCAACAACTTCCAGACCATGAAGCCGGCGCTCCTGTGGATGGAGCACGTCATGGGGATGGAGGAGTTCTGGGAGGTGGAGTTCCACACCAAGGACGCGGCCGGGGCGCGCCGGGCCGCCATCGAGGCGCAGAAGGGCTCGGGCCTCCGCTCGGTGGTGATGCGCGACCCGCGCTCCGGCGTGAAGTTCGCGAACAACGAGCCGCGGCGCCCCGCGTTCAAGTCGTCGCAGATCAACCTGTTCAACGAGGACCTCCGCGGCGACGGGGTGCAGCACGCGGCCCTGACCGTGCAGGACATCCTCTCCTCGGTGCGCGGCATGCGCGCGCGGGGCGTCGAGTTCATGCCCACGCCGGCGGCGTACTACGAGGCGCTGCCGGAGCGGATCCGCAGCACCGGCATCGGCCGGATCGACGAGGACCCGCGCGTGCTGCAGGAGCTCGAGATCCTGGTGGACGGCGCGGGCGACCACTCGTACCTGCTGCAGATCTTCCTGCGCGAGTCCGCCGGCCTGTACCACGACCCGGACGCCGGGCCGTTCTTCTTCGAGATCATCCAGCGCAAGGGCGACCAGGGCTTCGGCGCGGGCAACTTCCGCGCGCTGTTCGAGTCCATCGAGCGCGAGCAGGTGCGCGAAGGGCGGGCCTGA
- a CDS encoding homogentisate 1,2-dioxygenase, giving the protein MLDRIVQGEVPRKHHLAFRDAEGRLLHEEAYTRAGFDGPYALLYHRNRPHAVHAAQARNGFPLPQPAPARALLKRHYRTQDLAARGGPPVDARRPLLFNADVVVGLVTPTSEDPVYFANGDGDDLYFVAEGGGLLRSPMGDLRFGQHDYVYVPRGLLHRIVPDAGPQRWLSLEFPGGMHLPAQWRNETGQLRMDAPYSHRDFRRVELKGPVDEGLRELVVKRAGAFHGFRYDASPLDVVGWDGALYPFAFPILNFQPRAGLVHLPPTWHGTFAARGALVCSFVPRVTDFHPEAVPCPYPHASVDVDEILFYVRGEFTSRRGVGPGSISHHPAGTMHGPHPGAYEASIGTRSTNELAVMLDCYLPLQPTAIALGIEDPGYQESFVG; this is encoded by the coding sequence ATGCTCGACCGGATCGTCCAGGGAGAGGTGCCGCGCAAGCACCACCTCGCGTTCCGCGACGCGGAGGGCCGGCTGCTCCACGAGGAGGCGTACACCCGCGCCGGCTTCGACGGGCCCTACGCGCTGCTGTACCACCGCAACCGGCCGCACGCGGTCCACGCCGCCCAGGCCCGGAACGGCTTCCCGCTGCCGCAGCCCGCGCCCGCCCGGGCGCTGCTGAAGCGCCACTACCGGACGCAGGACCTCGCGGCGCGCGGCGGGCCGCCGGTGGACGCCCGGCGCCCGCTCCTGTTCAACGCCGACGTGGTGGTCGGGCTGGTGACGCCCACCTCCGAGGACCCGGTCTACTTCGCGAACGGCGACGGCGACGACCTCTACTTCGTCGCCGAGGGCGGCGGGCTCCTGCGCTCGCCCATGGGCGACCTGCGCTTCGGGCAGCACGACTACGTCTACGTGCCGAGGGGCCTGCTGCACCGGATCGTGCCCGACGCCGGGCCGCAGCGCTGGCTGTCGCTCGAGTTCCCGGGCGGCATGCACCTGCCGGCGCAGTGGCGCAACGAGACCGGCCAGCTCCGCATGGACGCCCCCTACTCCCACCGCGACTTCCGGCGCGTGGAGCTGAAGGGCCCGGTGGACGAGGGGCTCCGCGAGCTGGTGGTGAAGCGCGCCGGCGCGTTCCACGGCTTCCGCTACGACGCGTCGCCGCTCGACGTGGTGGGCTGGGACGGCGCGCTCTACCCGTTCGCGTTCCCCATCCTGAACTTCCAGCCGCGCGCCGGGCTGGTGCACCTGCCGCCGACGTGGCACGGCACCTTCGCGGCGCGCGGCGCGCTGGTCTGCTCGTTCGTGCCGCGGGTGACCGACTTCCACCCCGAGGCCGTGCCCTGCCCGTACCCGCACGCCTCGGTGGACGTGGACGAGATCCTGTTCTACGTGCGGGGCGAGTTCACCAGCCGCCGCGGCGTCGGCCCCGGCTCGATCTCGCACCACCCCGCCGGCACGATGCACGGCCCGCACCCCGGCGCGTACGAGGCGTCGATCGGCACGCGCAGCACGAACGAGCTGGCGGTGATGCTCGACTGCTACCTGCCGCTGCAGCCCACGGCCATCGCGCTCGGCATCGAGGACCCCGGCTACCAGGAGAGCTTCGTCGGCTGA
- a CDS encoding GNAT family N-acetyltransferase codes for MSGLILSVHGSITEIRPEDWDALLEHEPERASPFARHAFLAACEESGCATPRTGWAPRHLVARRGGRVVAAAFAYVRESSDGDFGRDWEWAAAAARARLPWYPKLVLGVPFTPATGRRFLVAAGEDRAALVRALLERARRLCAEEGLHGLHVLFPGADEARELEEAGLALRVDFQYHWRNAGYADPEAFLAAFPSKRRNAIRREKAAPERQGIAIRTVRGDELSRDPEGWARDCFALHRASTDQMSWGMRFVNRAFYARVFAGLPDAVEVVEARREGRLVGMAFNLASAEVLYGRYWGCVEQHPFLHFNVALYHSIDECIRRGVRRFEGGAGGEHKLARGFEPAETWSAHLLLDRRLDAPIRRHLELERPQRLEAVARWREEHPRLGG; via the coding sequence GTGTCCGGCCTGATCCTCTCCGTCCACGGCTCCATCACCGAGATCCGCCCCGAGGACTGGGACGCGCTCCTCGAGCACGAGCCCGAGCGCGCCAGCCCGTTCGCGCGCCATGCGTTCCTGGCCGCGTGCGAGGAGAGCGGCTGCGCCACCCCGCGAACCGGCTGGGCGCCGCGGCACCTGGTGGCCCGGCGCGGCGGCCGGGTGGTGGCGGCCGCGTTCGCCTACGTGCGCGAGAGCTCCGACGGCGACTTCGGGCGCGACTGGGAGTGGGCGGCGGCGGCCGCTCGGGCCCGTCTCCCCTGGTACCCGAAGCTCGTGCTGGGCGTGCCGTTCACGCCCGCCACCGGGCGCCGCTTCCTGGTGGCCGCCGGCGAGGACCGCGCGGCCCTGGTCCGGGCGCTGCTGGAGCGGGCGCGGCGGCTCTGCGCCGAGGAGGGGCTCCACGGGCTGCACGTGCTGTTCCCCGGCGCCGACGAGGCGCGCGAGCTGGAGGAGGCCGGCCTCGCGCTCCGGGTGGACTTCCAGTACCACTGGCGCAACGCCGGGTACGCCGACCCGGAGGCGTTCCTGGCGGCGTTTCCGTCCAAGCGCCGGAACGCCATCCGCCGCGAGAAGGCCGCGCCGGAGCGCCAGGGGATCGCCATCCGCACCGTGCGCGGCGACGAGCTGTCGCGGGACCCGGAGGGCTGGGCGCGCGACTGCTTCGCGCTGCACCGCGCCTCCACCGACCAGATGTCCTGGGGCATGCGGTTCGTGAACCGCGCCTTCTACGCGCGGGTGTTCGCCGGGCTCCCCGACGCGGTCGAGGTGGTGGAGGCCCGGCGGGAGGGGCGGCTGGTGGGGATGGCGTTCAACCTCGCCAGCGCCGAGGTGCTGTACGGCCGCTACTGGGGCTGCGTCGAGCAGCACCCGTTCCTGCACTTCAACGTGGCGCTGTACCACTCGATCGACGAGTGCATCCGGCGCGGCGTGCGGCGGTTCGAGGGCGGCGCCGGGGGGGAGCACAAGCTCGCCCGCGGCTTCGAGCCGGCCGAGACCTGGAGCGCGCACCTGCTGCTCGATCGCCGGCTCGACGCGCCCATCCGCCGCCACCTCGAGCTGGAGCGCCCGCAGCGCCTGGAGGCCGTGGCGCGCTGGCGGGAGGAGCACCCGCGGCTCGGCGGGTGA